AAGAGCACCATCAGTGCTGTCTGGGGCAAAGTAGATATCAATGAGGTCGGACCACTGGCTCTGGGAAGGTAGGTCATGGCTTCAGCCTCATTCAAATATATCATCTAATACAGTTTATAGTGGAGATGATCATGAGtaattataacactattatacgtGTCCTGTTATCGTATCATTACTATTAATATTGAGTTGATATTGTTACATTTGAATGGAGCATGTTAGAGTATTAATTAGGCGtataattgaaatacatttgaaaataatTCACATATTTCGGTGTTCTTGCAATGACAGAGTCCTGATCGTCTACCCCTGGACTCAGCGTTATTTCGGCTCTTTCGGAGATGTATCAACTCCCGCAGCAATCATGGGCAACCCCAAAGTTGCTGCTCACGGCAAGGTCGTGTGTGGAGCTCTGGATAAAGCTGTGAAGAACATGGGCAACATCTTGGCCACATACAAGTCACTGAGCGAGACCCACGCTAACAAACTCTTCGTCGACCCTGACAATTTCAGGGTATGCCTTCTGTCTTGAGAAATAGGCTTATATtttatgcatttacatttacatttaagtcatttagcagacgctcttatccagagctttaCTGATGTAAGCCTAAACACATAACAATCAGAGCAACACGTCTAATTCCAAAGGTAAAAGAAAACCGTCAGTCTTATTTAACATAGTCCTCCTTTGTCTTTTGTCCACAGGTGTTGGCTGACGTCCTCACAATTGTCATTGCCGCCAAGTTCGGAGCCGCTTTCACTCCTGAAATTCAGGCAACCTGGCAGAAGTTCATGAAAGTGGTTGTCGCAGCCATGGGCAGTCGGTACTTCTAAATGCACCCCAGACAAGTGATTGTGTTCTGACATCCCCGCCTGAGTGAAAATAAAGACATTGAAACAAACTATTGTAGTTGTATTTATTAAAATCTTTTTTTTAGGAGGGGGGCAGGTTCAGTTCCACGACAAAATTCTTAACATCAATAGACTACTAACAGAGCAGCCAAAGTGCATGGTTAGATGCATTTTTTGCCCTTCTGCATCACTTCATTAACAGAAGATATCTGCTAAACATAGAATCAAGATGTCTATCCTGTCGGTGACTGCGGATAACAACCGAACGATGCTGACTACAAACACAAAGGCTTTTCAATCATACTGAACTCAATTTCACATTCAATCAATTGAGTTATTTTGCCACTAGGCTACTGTGTACTTTTTGCAATGATGTGCTCGATCTGTGATTTAGTCCATTGTTGCGTAAAGCATAATAATCCGTCAATAGCCTATTTGCTGCCATAGTCAAAGTGATTGCATACGCAGGTTAACACCCGTAGTAAAGTCTGTGTTTTGATCAAAAAAGCAGTCAAATCTTATTAATTGAAAATCATGAATGAGCTCCCGATCATTGTCGTTTAAAAAAACAGGTTTATTATCACTAAAGCAACAATATGGTTTTAACATTGTTGTTTTATAGGTTGCTACAACATAGGCCTATTGGATCACCAACAAGCTCTCGAGATCTGCCGAGCAAACGTAGTCTTCTCCCACTGATAATGAATTGCCTTCCATTCTGAAATGTAAAATGTTACACTGCGTTGTCATCTTACACCTTGAAGACGTCAAACATCCTATTCTCATGTTAAACAAGGTTGTTTGAGTCCTGCTTCTTTCAAATATTGAATACAATTATACAAAGATTTGTGCTATAGGCTATGATCTGAGTCTGACCCAAGATAGCAAATAAGGTTGTTATGCTGCCGTcaaccggggggggggggagttcccAAGATGGTCCCATTTCACTATAGTTCCATAAATGaccttgtgttgttgtgtggcaAGTTACAGCAGGGAAATCAATCATGCTATTCTGCTTGTAGGCTATATGACAACACAGACTCATGTCTGACCACAACATACAGCtagttcggaaagtattcagaccccttgactttttccacattttgtgacattacagacatattctaaaattgagaaaaacaatttaatcaatctacacacagtaccccataatgacaaaacgaaaAGTTATTtttaatgtttgcaaatgtaacatttacataagtattcatatccttagctatgagactccaaattgagctcaggtggatcctgtttccattacctgtggtaaattcaatagattatacatttgaaaaggcacacatttgtctatataaggtcccacagatggcaatgcatgtcagagcaaaaaccaagccataaggtcaaaggaattgtccgtagagctccgagacaggattgtgtcgagacacagatcttgGGATGGGTTCCAAAATATTTCTGAAGCATTGAATATCCCCAAGAACAAAGCAGCCTCCAtttttaaatgaaagaagtttgggaccaccaagactcttactaTAGCTGGCcacacggccaaactgagcaatcgggggaaaggGGCCTTGGTCGAGGAGGTGACCAAGTGTGACAAGTTGCGTCTAGGTGgtaggtgtaggagtcaggcgcaggagagcagggatgTCTGAGAAGCGTGTTTAATAAGAAAGTCCACCAACACAGGAATGGCACAATCAAAATGACAAAGCCCTCGACAACAGAAAACCTGTACAAACGTACGGAGAAACAAACAAAGTTCCGACACTCATATACTTCAGAACCTGTGAAAACAAATAACGGTAATATTAAACCGAGCACCTCACAATCAACAACTAATCCCGCACAAACTTAGGCAGGCAACAGGTTACAATTATACACACAGAAATTAACgcaaatgaaaccaggtgtgaaaaagAGGAAAAATGGATCGGTGATACCGGCGACACCGACCGCCACCCGAACAGCGAGAGGAGCtaccttcggtagaagtcgtgacaccaagaacccgatggtcactttgacagagctccagagtttttctgtggagatgggagaaccttccagaaggacaaccatctctgcagcactccaccaatcaggcctttatggtagagtggccagatggaagccactcctcagtaaatggaACATTCTAGCCCGCTTGgagttgccaaaaggcacctaaaggagtctcagaccataagaaataagatgatctggtctgatgaaaccaagattgaactctttgacctgactgccaagcatcacatcggaaggaaacctggcaccatccctacagtgaagcatggtggtggcagcatcatactgtgaggatgtttttcagcggcagggactgggagactagtcaggatcgagggaaagatgaaaggagcaaagtacagagagattcttgatgaaaaccttctccagtgccctcacaacctcagacaggggcgaaagttcaccttccaacaggacaatgaccctaagcacacagccaagacaagccAAGACACagcccgagtggcgcagcagtcttgaagatgtgtcactacagacaccttggttcaaatccaggctgtatcacaaccgacagtgattgggagtcccatagggctacCAAAACTgtcccagtgtcgtccaggtttggccaatgtaggctgccattgtaaataagaatttgttcttaactgacttgcatggttaaataaaggttacaaaaatataaaaaacataaaaacaaccctacgcacacagccaagacaatacaggagtggcttcgggacaagtctctgaatgtccttgagtggcccagccagagacttGAACCTGGTCGAACAtttctggaaagacctgaaaatcgCTGTGCTGcaacgacactccccatccaacctgacaagagcttgagatgatctgcagagaagaattggataaatcccccaaatgcaggtgtgccaagcctgtagcgACATACCGAAgacgactcaaggctgtaatcactgcggaaggtgcttcaacaaagtactcagtaaagggtctaaatactcatgtaaatgtgatattcatTTTTTATGTTATTAAAGTTGTATTTATTAAACACAAAAATAAACATTGTACAGCATAAAATCATTGAGCATGACATCAAGACATATCCTCCAACATAATACATATACACAGTCAAATAGTATCTCTGTTACGATCGTCgttggaatgagaccaaggtgcagcgtggtaaagGTACATCTTTCTTTGTTGATGAACACCAAAAAACACCAAAATATAAATGAACGTAACGTTCTGCAGGCGACATAGTAAAAACTatgcaaaaacaagatcccacaatctCAGGTgagaaaaagggctgcctaagtatgatccacaatcagagacaacgataaacagctgcctctgattgggaaccatactaggccaacaaagaaataaaaacataaatatgcccacccaagtcacaccctgacctaaccaaatagagaataaacaaggctctctaaggtcagagcgtgacaatcTCACAGGTTACAATACAGAACTAAATGGGTTTACAAGCATAAGTAATCACCTCACAGTCTTAGAAACATGACAAATAAAACACGTCCAGCTTCTAGAATTTTCATTTCTACCAGTGATACTAGCAAGCATAAGATGCTACCTCCAACACAGATTCTATCCACTGTTTCAGAGTAGGAGTCACATGACCCTTCCAAATTCTAAGTATTACTCTAGCTGCTGTAACCACACCAGCAGTGATCAGTGCAAATTCCTAATTTGTTACGTTAGGTAACTCTGTTCTATCGCCTAAGAGACATATTCTTGGTGAAACTGGAGTTGTTAAGCCTCAACACTCCACCAGATATTTCAAAACATCCTTCCAGAAAGGTAGCACTAATATACATTTCCATATTGCGTGTAAAAATGTCCCCGTGTCTTTTTGGAATTTCTGACACAGAGAATTGTTTGTCAGCCCCATCTCATGAAGCCTTGTTGGGGTCCAATAACACCTATGTAGTGTCTTATATTGAGTAAGTTTCCACCTGGCTTCCCTTATGTTCCTCCCTGAACTGGACAAGATCTTCAACCAGCAACCAGGTATCATCATCAATTTCACACTTTAAGTAAATTTGCCATATTGTTCTGAGGTTTTTACAGTCTTTACC
The sequence above is a segment of the Oncorhynchus gorbuscha isolate QuinsamMale2020 ecotype Even-year linkage group LG16, OgorEven_v1.0, whole genome shotgun sequence genome. Coding sequences within it:
- the LOC124000123 gene encoding hemoglobin subunit beta-1, with protein sequence MVEWTDAEKSTISAVWGKVDINEVGPLALGRVLIVYPWTQRYFGSFGDVSTPAAIMGNPKVAAHGKVVCGALDKAVKNMGNILATYKSLSETHANKLFVDPDNFRVLADVLTIVIAAKFGAAFTPEIQATWQKFMKVVVAAMGSRYF